A genomic stretch from Deinococcus roseus includes:
- a CDS encoding SDR family oxidoreductase, which produces MSQNRKMPIQLQKRTILITGGTSGIGLELARQLCKNNTVLVTGRDPQKLQAVRQALPAVHTFQSDVSDAKQIQQLHHQVLHNFPQLDTLINNAGIMRNLDLQLSHDLTDLTREIEINLSGPLRMVQQFLPHLQKQPRSLIVNVSSGLAFVPLSISPVYSAAKAALHAYTRALRLQLENSTVAVVELAPPGVETPLFRAEFAEELQGQKGMEVQVLVRQALKGMEQGKQEIRPGLSNVLHLMGRLAPGVMARQMARGMKAQKAVRVQQ; this is translated from the coding sequence ATGTCCCAGAACCGCAAAATGCCCATCCAGCTGCAAAAGCGCACCATCCTGATCACCGGAGGGACCAGTGGCATTGGCCTGGAACTGGCCCGCCAGCTTTGCAAAAACAACACCGTGCTGGTGACAGGCCGCGATCCCCAGAAACTGCAGGCGGTGCGTCAGGCCCTTCCAGCTGTGCACACCTTCCAGAGTGATGTTTCCGATGCAAAACAGATCCAGCAGTTGCACCATCAGGTGCTGCACAATTTCCCGCAGCTGGACACCCTGATCAACAACGCCGGGATCATGCGCAACCTGGATTTGCAACTCTCGCATGACCTGACCGACCTCACCCGTGAAATCGAAATCAACCTGAGTGGCCCCCTGCGCATGGTGCAACAGTTCCTGCCCCACCTGCAAAAACAACCCCGGTCCCTGATCGTCAATGTCTCCTCGGGGTTGGCTTTTGTGCCGCTCTCCATCTCTCCGGTGTATTCTGCAGCCAAAGCCGCCCTGCACGCCTACACCCGGGCTTTGCGCCTGCAACTGGAAAACAGCACGGTTGCAGTGGTGGAACTGGCCCCTCCTGGCGTGGAAACCCCGCTTTTCCGGGCTGAATTTGCAGAAGAATTGCAAGGCCAGAAAGGCATGGAGGTGCAGGTGCTGGTGCGACAGGCACTGAAAGGCATGGAGCAGGGCAAACAGGAAATCCGTCCGGGCCTCAGCAACGTGCTGCACCTCATGGGAAGGCTTGCCCCTGGGGTCATGGCCCGGCAAATGGCCAGGGGCATGAAGGCACAGAAAGCAGTGCGGGTGCAGCAGTAA
- a CDS encoding BTAD domain-containing putative transcriptional regulator, with amino-acid sequence MNTPAVQSVLQSLSWATSRLLQTPEHFFQILKVFLSELRVQTWSDSAELFLSNPQQTHLMLTSYDGKHRAAFLEKLVFRFGMGYPGIAAESRAPLATSDLQQDRRYLRDDVKKLGYQGYIAQPLVLPHKVIGVIDLASRSTLHQQEAERILAQVAPLLASSLYSVLTSLSEDAFQQITDSMQGGTSSKGMNTLLEQGLKISGGQCGVIHLLNGQRIESHPEQVAACSHICECPAVKGRILINSIPSMACGFQEQKVRTVCMPLWSGNEISGVQTMHFSGGWALPTQAVAPLMWFNRFAWQALSPKAAEHQREDQVPWLEIEALGAFRVKKEGQLMAPTDFGRRQAYLLLKILVARWGRPVTSEELLEMLWSEEDPAKALPRLHVVLNALRKAIEPDPAKPVYVLRDGNTYRLALEREAPLDVQRFEALVHRGDQLESQQAIQQYRIALQLYRGDFMADEAYADWCILERSYLKEQAIRVMFRMADLLQALDQLADAQEIYHRILTMDPYQFDAYEALIDLLLDANRRQDAQSCWDQYQVQYGEMPPVPRPA; translated from the coding sequence ATGAACACGCCTGCCGTACAATCGGTGCTGCAATCTTTGAGCTGGGCCACCAGCCGCCTGCTGCAGACCCCCGAACATTTCTTTCAGATCCTGAAGGTGTTTTTGTCGGAACTGCGGGTGCAGACCTGGTCCGATTCGGCAGAGCTGTTCCTGTCCAACCCCCAGCAAACCCACCTGATGCTCACCTCCTACGACGGCAAGCACCGTGCTGCATTTCTGGAAAAACTGGTGTTCCGTTTCGGGATGGGCTACCCCGGCATTGCTGCAGAAAGCCGTGCCCCCCTTGCCACCAGTGACCTGCAACAGGACCGCCGTTACCTGCGCGACGATGTCAAAAAACTGGGGTACCAGGGTTACATCGCCCAGCCTCTGGTTCTGCCCCACAAGGTGATCGGGGTGATCGATCTGGCCAGCCGCAGCACCTTGCACCAGCAGGAAGCCGAGCGCATTCTGGCCCAGGTGGCTCCCCTGCTGGCTTCCAGTCTGTACTCGGTGTTGACTTCCCTCAGCGAGGACGCTTTCCAGCAGATCACCGATTCCATGCAGGGCGGCACCTCATCAAAAGGCATGAACACCCTGCTGGAACAGGGCCTGAAAATCTCAGGCGGGCAGTGCGGGGTGATTCACCTGCTGAACGGCCAGCGCATCGAATCCCACCCTGAGCAGGTCGCGGCCTGCAGCCACATCTGCGAATGCCCGGCTGTGAAAGGCCGCATCCTGATCAACTCCATTCCCAGCATGGCCTGCGGTTTTCAGGAGCAGAAGGTGCGCACGGTGTGCATGCCCCTGTGGTCTGGCAACGAAATTTCCGGGGTGCAGACCATGCATTTCTCAGGAGGCTGGGCGCTCCCCACCCAGGCGGTGGCCCCCCTGATGTGGTTCAACCGCTTTGCATGGCAGGCGCTCTCTCCAAAAGCGGCAGAACACCAGAGGGAAGACCAGGTGCCCTGGCTGGAAATTGAAGCGCTGGGGGCTTTCCGGGTCAAGAAAGAAGGGCAGCTGATGGCCCCCACCGATTTTGGTCGCCGTCAGGCGTATTTGCTCTTGAAGATCCTGGTGGCCCGCTGGGGCAGGCCCGTCACCTCGGAAGAACTGCTGGAAATGCTGTGGTCCGAGGAAGACCCTGCAAAAGCCCTCCCCAGGCTGCATGTGGTCCTGAATGCCCTGCGCAAGGCCATCGAACCCGATCCTGCAAAGCCCGTTTACGTCCTGCGCGACGGCAACACCTACCGTCTGGCCCTGGAACGCGAAGCCCCACTGGATGTGCAGCGCTTTGAAGCCCTGGTGCACAGAGGCGACCAGCTGGAAAGCCAGCAGGCCATCCAGCAGTACCGCATTGCCCTGCAACTGTACCGGGGGGACTTCATGGCAGATGAAGCCTACGCAGACTGGTGCATCCTGGAACGCAGCTACCTCAAAGAGCAGGCCATCCGGGTGATGTTCCGCATGGCAGATTTGCTGCAGGCCCTGGACCAGCTTGCAGACGCCCAGGAGATCTACCACCGCATCCTGACCATGGACCCCTACCAGTTCGATGCCTACGAAGCGCTGATTGACCTCTTGCTGGACGCCAACCGCAGGCAGGACGCCCAGAGTTGCTGGGACCAGTACCAGGTGCAATACGGGGAGATGCCCCCGGTCCCCAGACCTGCCTGA
- a CDS encoding heavy metal translocating P-type ATPase gives MGTTIELGVQGMTCAACVNRVERGLKKVEGVQEATVNLASERATITFDENQIQPQTLIDRIREVGYEAVVGDLELPISGMTCANCVSRVERALRKQPGVLSASVNLASERATIQYLPTALSAAELKQVVRDAGYGVIETQQHVQQEDAEKAARELEVKKLRSSLTLSAVFSVPLFLLAMVPMLYPPFEMWLMDTLGHRGSVSGMNVLMLLLATPVQFGPGMRFYRGGLKALQHRSPDMNTLVMIGTSAAYLYSVIATFWKGIFPSGTAHVYYEASGVVITLVLLGKYFEAIAKGKSSEAMKKLLSLQARSARVIRGGQELEVPVEEVRLSETIVVRPGEKIPVDGEVQEGSSFVDESMLTGEPIPAEKTAGSKVTGGTLNQHGVLMFKATRIGRDTALAQIIKLVERAQGSKPPIQGLVDKVVAVFVPIVLAIALLTFLGWLIFGGENALSQALVHTVAVLIIACPCAMGLATPTSVMVGTGKAAELGVLFKNGEALEMLHKAGLVALDKTGTLTMGKPTLTDFVVQAGFEERDVLSLVASAEKNSEHPVAAAIVRGAEQRGVALLKSSSFTAVPGFGLEASVSGRTVQVGADRHMVNLGLEVSAFAGQARALGSEGKTPLYAAIDGKLAAIIAVSDPIKSSTPEAIKALHSMGLKVAMVTGDNKNTAQAIGRQLGIDQVLSEVLPSGKADAVQSLQQQGKVIFVGDGINDAPALAQADVGLAIGTGTDVAIETADVILMAGDLRGVPNALALSKSTLQNIKFNLFWAFAYNIILIPVAAGVLQSTLGWSLSPVLAAAAMGLSSVFVLTNALRLKTFQPPVKVREIRQNPSSSTPVQT, from the coding sequence ATGGGCACAACCATCGAACTTGGCGTGCAGGGCATGACCTGCGCTGCCTGCGTGAACCGGGTGGAACGCGGCCTCAAAAAAGTCGAGGGGGTGCAGGAAGCCACCGTCAACCTCGCCAGCGAACGGGCCACCATCACCTTCGACGAAAACCAGATTCAACCGCAGACCCTCATCGACCGGATCCGGGAAGTGGGGTATGAAGCGGTGGTCGGTGACCTCGAACTCCCCATCTCCGGCATGACCTGTGCCAACTGCGTGAGCCGGGTGGAACGGGCCCTCAGAAAACAACCCGGAGTGCTCTCGGCCAGTGTGAACCTCGCCAGCGAGCGGGCCACCATCCAGTACCTGCCCACCGCGCTTTCTGCGGCCGAACTGAAACAGGTGGTGCGGGATGCCGGTTACGGGGTCATCGAAACCCAGCAGCATGTGCAGCAGGAAGATGCAGAGAAAGCTGCCCGTGAACTGGAAGTCAAAAAACTGCGTTCCAGTTTGACGCTGTCTGCAGTGTTCTCCGTTCCGCTTTTTCTGCTGGCCATGGTTCCCATGCTGTACCCGCCGTTTGAAATGTGGCTGATGGACACCCTGGGGCACCGGGGCAGCGTTTCAGGCATGAATGTGCTGATGCTGTTGCTGGCCACCCCGGTGCAGTTTGGCCCTGGAATGCGTTTTTACCGGGGGGGCCTCAAAGCCCTGCAGCACCGCAGTCCCGACATGAACACCCTGGTGATGATCGGCACCAGTGCGGCTTACCTGTACAGCGTGATTGCCACCTTCTGGAAAGGCATTTTTCCCTCAGGCACCGCCCATGTGTATTACGAGGCTTCGGGTGTGGTGATCACCCTGGTCTTGCTCGGGAAGTATTTTGAGGCCATTGCCAAAGGCAAATCCAGCGAGGCCATGAAGAAACTGCTGTCCTTGCAGGCCAGAAGCGCACGGGTCATCCGTGGCGGGCAGGAACTGGAAGTCCCTGTGGAGGAGGTGCGCCTCTCAGAAACCATTGTGGTCCGCCCCGGAGAGAAAATCCCTGTGGATGGCGAGGTGCAAGAAGGCAGCAGCTTCGTGGACGAGAGCATGCTCACCGGTGAACCCATCCCCGCAGAGAAAACCGCAGGCAGCAAAGTCACCGGGGGAACCCTCAACCAGCATGGGGTTCTGATGTTCAAAGCCACCCGCATTGGCAGGGACACCGCCCTCGCCCAGATCATCAAACTCGTTGAACGGGCGCAGGGCAGCAAACCCCCCATCCAGGGTCTGGTTGACAAAGTGGTGGCTGTTTTTGTGCCCATCGTGCTGGCAATTGCCCTGCTCACCTTTCTGGGGTGGCTGATTTTCGGTGGAGAAAACGCCCTTTCCCAGGCCCTGGTGCACACCGTTGCCGTGCTGATCATCGCCTGCCCGTGCGCCATGGGCCTCGCCACCCCCACCTCGGTGATGGTGGGCACCGGCAAGGCAGCAGAACTCGGGGTGCTGTTCAAGAACGGCGAAGCCCTGGAAATGCTGCACAAAGCAGGGCTGGTGGCGCTGGACAAAACCGGAACCCTGACGATGGGGAAACCCACCCTCACCGATTTTGTGGTGCAGGCCGGGTTTGAGGAGAGAGATGTGCTTTCCCTGGTCGCCAGTGCCGAGAAAAACAGCGAACACCCCGTGGCAGCAGCCATTGTGAGAGGCGCAGAACAGCGGGGGGTGGCCCTGCTCAAATCCTCCTCCTTCACGGCAGTGCCCGGATTTGGTCTGGAAGCTTCTGTGTCTGGTCGCACAGTGCAGGTGGGCGCAGACCGCCACATGGTGAACCTCGGACTGGAGGTTTCCGCTTTTGCAGGGCAGGCTCGCGCCCTGGGATCTGAAGGCAAAACCCCGCTGTATGCTGCCATTGATGGCAAACTGGCCGCGATCATCGCGGTGTCGGACCCCATCAAATCCAGCACACCTGAAGCCATCAAGGCGCTCCACAGCATGGGCCTGAAGGTGGCCATGGTCACCGGAGACAACAAAAACACCGCCCAGGCCATTGGCCGTCAGCTGGGCATCGATCAGGTGCTCTCAGAGGTGCTGCCTTCTGGCAAAGCAGATGCCGTGCAAAGCCTGCAGCAGCAGGGCAAAGTCATCTTCGTGGGAGATGGCATCAATGACGCTCCAGCCCTCGCCCAGGCCGATGTGGGTCTGGCCATTGGCACCGGAACCGATGTGGCCATCGAGACGGCAGATGTGATCCTGATGGCGGGCGATTTGCGGGGGGTGCCCAATGCCCTGGCCTTAAGCAAGTCCACCCTGCAGAACATCAAATTCAACCTGTTCTGGGCTTTTGCCTACAACATCATCCTGATTCCGGTGGCCGCCGGGGTGTTGCAAAGCACCCTGGGCTGGTCCCTCTCTCCGGTGCTGGCCGCAGCCGCCATGGGCCTGTCCAGCGTGTTCGTGCTCACCAATGCCCTCAGGCTCAAAACCTTCCAGCCCCCTGTGAAGGTCCGGGAGATCCGGCAAAACCCCTCCAGCAGCACACCCGTGCAGACCTGA
- a CDS encoding CopZ family metallochaperone produces MTVELNISGMSCGHCEKAVKKALQNVTGVEKAEVNLAQGTATVEGTPDLQSLIAAVTEEGYGASVRA; encoded by the coding sequence ATGACCGTCGAACTGAACATCAGCGGAATGAGCTGCGGCCACTGCGAAAAAGCCGTGAAAAAAGCCCTGCAAAACGTGACCGGCGTGGAAAAAGCCGAAGTCAACCTCGCCCAGGGCACCGCCACTGTGGAAGGCACCCCCGACCTGCAAAGCCTGATTGCCGCAGTCACCGAAGAAGGTTACGGGGCCTCGGTCAGAGCATGA
- a CDS encoding metal-sensitive transcriptional regulator → MPEDIRKRANRRLAIARGHVESIQRMLEDPNVYCMDVLRQIKAVQGALQGVAGVVLKGHLEAHVATASERGDAAELVEELLEALKLTQ, encoded by the coding sequence ATGCCCGAAGACATCAGAAAGCGGGCCAACCGCCGCCTGGCCATTGCCAGAGGCCACGTGGAAAGCATCCAGCGCATGCTGGAAGACCCCAACGTGTACTGCATGGACGTGCTCAGGCAAATCAAAGCGGTGCAAGGGGCGCTTCAGGGGGTGGCTGGTGTGGTGCTCAAAGGCCACCTGGAAGCCCACGTTGCCACCGCCAGCGAACGGGGAGATGCTGCCGAACTGGTGGAGGAACTGCTCGAAGCCCTGAAGCTCACCCAGTGA
- a CDS encoding family 43 glycosylhydrolase has protein sequence MRQHTPLLALTAALVSCSSLPSQSLDVTPQTLLTLTGDLGSHDPALIKVGSTYCSFSTGVERTTSNPGGILVHKSSAGITGSWSTLGEIPVPQWTKNQFQVKNIWAPEVVYNGSDQKYYLYYSASQFGTNNSAIGVASSSNPCATNSWTDLGAIVQSSSTTTAFNAIDANVHWDSSAGWYLSWGSFFSGIKIQKMATMTSLTGSVYTLASRPGVTNNPVEASSIFKRGSYYYLLVSWDRCCDGLNSTYKTALGRSTSITGPYLDRNGVHLDQGGGTLLLADQGNQIGQGGGDVYQEGTTDYFIHHFYDASAGGAPRMALRKLDWTADGWPRENALTVNVQVGSTYKLLNEVNRLCLDVENGGTTPDTNVRQWTCNGFAPQEWKVESVTSGLYRLRSMVGAKDLCLDIENGSSTPGADARLWSCNTLFSQNWRLDNLGAGFFRLVGQQTNLALDNAGAGTAPGTDVRTWSVNNHPAQGWRFVFVR, from the coding sequence ATGAGACAGCACACCCCATTGCTGGCCCTCACTGCTGCCCTGGTGTCTTGCAGCAGCTTGCCCTCCCAGAGTCTAGACGTTACTCCCCAGACCCTGCTCACCCTGACCGGCGACCTGGGTTCCCACGATCCTGCCCTGATCAAAGTGGGCAGCACTTACTGCTCTTTCTCAACAGGGGTTGAACGCACCACCAGCAACCCCGGAGGCATCCTGGTGCACAAATCCAGCGCTGGCATCACCGGAAGCTGGAGCACCCTCGGGGAAATTCCGGTGCCCCAGTGGACCAAAAACCAGTTTCAGGTCAAGAACATCTGGGCTCCAGAAGTGGTCTACAATGGCAGCGACCAGAAATACTACCTGTACTACTCTGCCAGCCAGTTTGGCACCAACAACTCTGCCATCGGGGTGGCTTCCAGCAGCAACCCCTGTGCCACCAACTCCTGGACCGACCTGGGGGCCATTGTACAGTCCAGCAGCACCACCACTGCTTTCAACGCCATCGATGCCAACGTGCACTGGGACAGCAGTGCTGGCTGGTACCTCAGCTGGGGATCCTTCTTCTCTGGTATCAAAATCCAGAAGATGGCAACCATGACCTCCCTGACCGGCAGTGTGTACACCCTTGCCAGCCGTCCAGGGGTGACCAACAACCCCGTGGAGGCCAGCTCCATCTTTAAGCGTGGCAGTTACTATTACCTGCTGGTGTCCTGGGACAGGTGCTGCGATGGACTGAACAGCACCTACAAAACCGCTCTGGGACGCTCCACATCCATCACTGGACCTTACCTGGACAGAAACGGGGTGCATCTGGATCAGGGGGGCGGCACCCTGCTGCTGGCAGACCAGGGCAACCAGATCGGGCAGGGTGGGGGAGACGTGTACCAGGAAGGCACCACCGATTACTTCATCCACCATTTTTACGATGCCAGCGCTGGAGGAGCCCCAAGAATGGCCCTGCGCAAACTGGACTGGACGGCAGACGGCTGGCCCCGCGAAAATGCCCTGACCGTGAACGTGCAGGTGGGCAGCACCTACAAACTCCTCAACGAGGTGAACCGCCTGTGTCTGGATGTGGAAAACGGCGGCACCACCCCCGACACCAACGTGCGGCAATGGACCTGCAACGGGTTTGCTCCCCAGGAATGGAAAGTGGAAAGTGTGACTTCTGGTTTGTACCGCCTGCGCAGCATGGTGGGTGCAAAGGATTTGTGCCTGGACATCGAAAACGGCTCCAGCACCCCCGGAGCAGATGCCCGGCTGTGGAGTTGCAACACCCTCTTCTCCCAGAACTGGCGGCTGGATAACCTGGGGGCAGGGTTCTTCCGTCTGGTGGGCCAGCAAACCAACCTCGCCCTGGACAATGCAGGGGCCGGGACCGCTCCCGGGACGGACGTGAGAACCTGGTCGGTCAACAACCATCCCGCGCAAGGCTGGCGTTTCGTGTTTGTGCGTTGA
- a CDS encoding PadR family transcriptional regulator — translation MTQPLVEAQFQILLALLPGKKHGYRIMKDIQEHTDQLVNIGPATLYNNIRKLLQMGLIEPAPLDPADPEPDERRRAYQLTDAGTKVLKEHLRQLEKTLTLARKHILL, via the coding sequence ATGACCCAGCCCCTTGTAGAAGCCCAGTTTCAGATTTTGCTGGCCCTCCTTCCTGGCAAGAAGCACGGCTACCGCATCATGAAAGACATCCAGGAGCACACCGATCAGCTGGTCAACATCGGACCAGCCACCCTCTACAACAACATCCGCAAACTGTTGCAGATGGGCCTGATTGAACCTGCCCCGCTGGACCCCGCAGATCCTGAACCCGATGAACGGCGCAGGGCCTACCAGCTCACCGATGCAGGCACAAAGGTGCTCAAAGAGCACCTCAGGCAGCTCGAAAAAACCCTCACGCTGGCCAGAAAACACATCCTGTTATGA
- a CDS encoding MFS transporter, producing MQNTVNKRETGVVQVPMMDVTLDRKGVVAGMVFSLVLCVLIFLGSNRLKSFDGALAGYCFSTLFALFGVVYRYAVWLQRPATRLYWERGWQLFWQKGSRIKNTLMFFVLAWEKLLEQRFIRQRSTQRWAAHQFIFWGCLLAIAVTFPLTFGWLHFASLPERPDHYFMVLFGLDLTFTAFEARSFVGWIYFHMLDIAAVLCMAGIALSVGRRMKDQAELTTQRFDNDMMPLILLFAVCITGIMLTLSNMFMEGKFYYWITTTHAMTVMLWLLYLPFGKFFHIFQRIANVGVWFYKAAGAESEQGKCARCGEEYISLMHQQDIKTILPELGFNYEHQQAENWQNLCPSCRRKMVTANQFRVLGKEFM from the coding sequence ATGCAAAACACGGTTAACAAAAGGGAAACAGGGGTCGTCCAGGTTCCCATGATGGATGTCACGCTCGACAGAAAAGGCGTGGTGGCTGGAATGGTGTTCTCGCTGGTGCTGTGCGTGCTGATATTTCTGGGCTCCAACCGCCTGAAAAGCTTCGATGGTGCGCTTGCTGGCTACTGCTTCTCCACGCTGTTCGCGCTGTTTGGGGTCGTGTACCGCTACGCCGTGTGGCTGCAGCGCCCAGCCACCCGCCTGTACTGGGAGCGTGGCTGGCAACTGTTCTGGCAAAAAGGCAGCCGCATCAAAAACACCCTGATGTTCTTCGTGCTGGCCTGGGAGAAACTGCTGGAACAGCGCTTCATCCGCCAGCGTTCCACACAGCGCTGGGCCGCACACCAGTTCATCTTCTGGGGGTGCCTGCTGGCCATTGCCGTGACCTTCCCCCTGACTTTTGGCTGGCTCCACTTCGCATCCCTGCCCGAAAGACCTGACCACTACTTCATGGTGCTGTTCGGTCTGGACCTGACCTTTACGGCTTTTGAGGCCAGAAGCTTTGTGGGCTGGATTTACTTCCACATGCTGGACATCGCTGCTGTGCTGTGCATGGCTGGAATTGCCCTCTCAGTGGGCCGCCGCATGAAAGACCAGGCGGAACTCACCACCCAGCGTTTCGACAACGACATGATGCCCCTGATTTTGCTGTTCGCGGTGTGCATCACTGGAATCATGCTGACCCTGTCCAACATGTTCATGGAAGGCAAGTTCTACTACTGGATCACCACCACCCACGCCATGACCGTGATGCTGTGGCTGCTGTACCTGCCTTTCGGCAAGTTCTTCCACATCTTTCAGCGCATCGCCAACGTGGGCGTGTGGTTCTACAAGGCCGCAGGCGCAGAAAGCGAACAGGGCAAATGTGCCCGCTGCGGCGAAGAGTACATCTCCCTGATGCACCAGCAGGACATCAAAACCATCCTTCCCGAACTGGGATTCAACTATGAGCACCAGCAGGCTGAAAACTGGCAGAACCTGTGTCCCTCCTGCCGCCGCAAGATGGTCACCGCCAACCAGTTCCGTGTGCTGGGCAAGGAGTTCATGTAA
- a CDS encoding carbohydrate-binding protein encodes MKSHRPASTLLLVTALLSLAACNSQPTSTSILRQGTAYTTLQAESYSSQTGTALETTTDTGGGQNVGYIGNGDVLVYNSIDFGTANTPMIDVRLASGAAAGVTGKMEFRLDSTGGLKIGEVVFNPTGGWQTWGTYSARASSVSGVHNLYVVFTSSSGVDIGNLNWFSFTRSTPTLATSDTPDFGANVKIFGPTDAASTIQSKLDEIFNAQKSNQFGERRDAVFFKPGTYSNYINLGYYTSIYGLGLNPADVNINSYVTVDTFDGSGNGTQNFWRSIENFTTTTPNGIAQRWAVSQAAPVRRVHFKNGLDLFPSMPPGYVSGGYIADSKVDGQINSGGQQQWYTRDSNIGSWIGSNWNMVFSGVTGAPPNSFPSPMHTTLATTPVTREKPYLYVDGSGKYRVFVPALRLNSSGASWPNTPGYSIPLKEFYVAKPGVTTATLNQALSEGRHLLFTPGVYHLSQALNVTRPNTIVMGIGYATLIPDGGVNAINVADVDGVKLTGIMIDAGTVNSNALVSTGSWGTHTRHAGNPISIQDVYTRIAGATAGKAKDSFYVNTDDTIIDHIWAWRADHGNPGTVGWTVNTADTGLVVSGDNVIATGLFVEHYQKYEVYWAGQNGKTIFFQNELPYDPPSQSAWRTDGLGYAAYKVADGVTTHEAWGLGSYAFFNVFPSMHVDRSFEVPNVSGVKMHNLLTVSIGNTGTIDRVINSTGAPTPTNTTPSTVTNFN; translated from the coding sequence GTGAAATCCCACAGACCTGCCAGCACCCTGCTGCTGGTGACTGCCCTGCTGTCCCTCGCAGCCTGCAACAGCCAGCCCACCAGCACCAGCATCCTGAGACAAGGCACCGCATACACCACCCTGCAGGCGGAAAGTTACTCCAGCCAGACCGGCACCGCCCTGGAAACCACCACCGACACCGGAGGCGGCCAGAACGTGGGGTACATCGGAAACGGTGACGTGCTGGTCTACAACAGCATTGATTTCGGCACCGCCAACACCCCCATGATTGATGTGCGGCTGGCTTCTGGTGCAGCAGCAGGGGTGACGGGCAAAATGGAATTCCGCCTGGACAGCACCGGAGGCCTCAAAATCGGCGAGGTGGTGTTCAACCCCACCGGAGGCTGGCAAACCTGGGGCACCTACAGCGCCCGTGCCAGCAGTGTGAGCGGCGTGCACAACCTGTACGTGGTGTTCACCAGCAGCAGTGGCGTGGACATTGGCAACCTCAACTGGTTCAGTTTCACCCGCAGCACCCCCACACTGGCCACCTCCGACACCCCGGATTTCGGAGCGAATGTCAAAATCTTTGGTCCCACCGACGCAGCTTCCACCATTCAGAGCAAACTGGATGAGATCTTCAACGCCCAGAAGTCCAACCAGTTCGGGGAGCGCCGGGACGCGGTGTTCTTCAAGCCCGGAACCTACAGCAACTACATCAACCTGGGGTACTACACCTCCATTTACGGTCTGGGCCTCAACCCTGCAGACGTCAACATCAACAGTTACGTCACCGTGGACACCTTCGATGGTTCGGGCAACGGCACCCAGAACTTCTGGCGGTCCATCGAGAACTTCACCACCACCACCCCCAACGGCATTGCGCAACGCTGGGCCGTGTCCCAGGCCGCTCCTGTCCGGCGTGTGCACTTCAAGAACGGCCTGGACCTGTTTCCCTCCATGCCACCCGGTTACGTCAGTGGCGGTTACATCGCAGACAGCAAGGTGGACGGCCAGATCAACTCGGGGGGGCAGCAGCAGTGGTACACCCGCGACAGCAACATCGGCAGCTGGATTGGCTCCAACTGGAACATGGTGTTCTCCGGGGTGACTGGCGCACCCCCCAACAGTTTCCCCAGCCCCATGCACACCACCCTGGCCACCACCCCCGTCACCCGTGAGAAGCCTTACCTGTACGTGGATGGCTCCGGGAAATACCGGGTGTTTGTGCCCGCTTTGCGCCTGAACAGCAGCGGAGCAAGCTGGCCCAACACCCCCGGTTACTCCATCCCCCTGAAAGAATTCTATGTGGCCAAACCCGGCGTGACGACCGCCACCCTCAACCAGGCGCTCAGTGAAGGCCGCCACCTGCTCTTCACCCCTGGCGTGTACCACCTTTCACAGGCCCTGAACGTCACCCGCCCCAACACCATCGTGATGGGCATCGGTTACGCCACACTGATCCCAGACGGCGGGGTGAATGCCATCAATGTGGCCGATGTGGACGGCGTGAAACTGACCGGCATCATGATCGATGCGGGCACCGTGAACAGCAACGCCCTGGTCAGCACCGGAAGCTGGGGCACCCACACCCGCCACGCCGGGAACCCCATCTCCATCCAGGACGTGTACACCCGCATTGCCGGGGCCACCGCAGGGAAAGCCAAAGACAGCTTCTATGTGAACACCGATGACACCATCATCGACCACATCTGGGCCTGGCGCGCAGACCACGGCAACCCGGGCACGGTGGGCTGGACGGTGAACACTGCAGACACCGGACTGGTGGTTTCTGGAGACAACGTGATTGCCACCGGACTCTTTGTGGAGCACTACCAGAAGTACGAAGTCTACTGGGCCGGCCAGAACGGCAAAACCATCTTCTTCCAGAACGAACTCCCTTACGATCCACCCAGCCAGAGCGCCTGGAGAACCGATGGCCTGGGGTACGCTGCTTACAAGGTGGCAGATGGCGTGACCACCCACGAAGCCTGGGGTCTGGGCAGTTATGCCTTCTTCAATGTGTTCCCATCCATGCACGTGGACCGCTCTTTTGAAGTCCCCAATGTCAGCGGCGTGAAGATGCACAACCTGCTCACCGTCTCCATCGGGAACACTGGCACCATCGACCGGGTGATCAACAGCACAGGCGCACCCACCCCCACCAACACCACCCCCAGCACAGTCACCAATTTCAATTGA